The Henckelia pumila isolate YLH828 chromosome 2, ASM3356847v2, whole genome shotgun sequence genome includes a window with the following:
- the LOC140882860 gene encoding nudix hydrolase 23, chloroplastic isoform X1, translating to MIMLKATQILGSSPSGCFSLFHRLKKPHSNCGVSFISRKPTRTTLFSFSQLSETNLLSFQIRKGRNFRAFQMSHIRYEASPDGVSSSSSVLGSNRKINFCQSCGGPTKHEIPDGEEKMRAICTLCGKIAYENPKMVVGSLIEHENKILLCRRKIHPSYGLWTLPAGYMEIGESAAEGAIRETWEEANAEVEILSPFAQLDIPLIGQTYIIFLAKLKRPYFSAGPETSECQLFALQDIPFDSLSFSSMLVTLKLYVEDRKVGRMGFHYGVINKRPGTSPSDIHAYTLHHHLRS from the exons atgatCATGCTTAAAGCAACACAGATTCTTGGTTCATCTCCTTCCGGATGTTTTTCCCTTTTCCACAGGTTGAAGAAGCCCCATTCGAATTGTGGTGTCTCTTTCATTTCAAGAAAACCCACAAGAACCACTCTTTTTTCATTCTCACAACTGTCGGAAACAAATCTCTTATCTTTTCAAATTCGCAAAGGCCGCAACTTTAGAGCTTTCCAGATGTCCCACATACGTTATGAAGCAAGTCCGGATGGAGTTTCGTCTTCTTCGTCTGTTTTG GGCAGTAATCGGAAGATTAATTTCTGCCAGTCATGTGGTGGCCCAACAAAGCATGAGATACCTGATGGAGAAGAGAAGATGAGAGCCATTTGCACGCTGTGTGGGAAGATTGCTTATGAGAACCCAAAAATG GTCGTGGGTTCCCTCATTGAGCATGAAAACAAAATTCTATTATGCAGGCGAAAGATCCATCCATCATATGGTCTTTG GACTCTTCCAGCTGGTTACATGGAAATTGGGGAGTCTGCAGCGGAAGGAGCAATTAGGGAGACGTGGGAGGAGGCAAATGCTGAAGTAGAAATTCTATCGCCGTTTGCTCAGTTGGATATACCTCTtattggtcaa acttatattatttttttagcaaAGTTGAAGAGACCTTACTTTTCAGCGGGTCCAGAGACATCCGAATGTCAACTATTCGCGCTTCAGGATATTCCTTTTGATTCTTTGTCATTCTCATCTATGCTGGTCACTTTAAAATTG TATGTTGAAGATAGAAAAGTTGGAAGAATGGGGTTTCACTATGGCGTTATTAACAAGAG GCCTGGGACAAGTCCTTCGGATATACATGCCTACACTCTCCATCACCATTTGCGATCTTGA
- the LOC140882057 gene encoding CDK5RAP3 protein homolog, with translation MQKQDEIRNLPIDIAFTRLGEWLVDRKRIPLDWRKRMAALRAKITTAFSSLPKDVDPFFLTLDPQGIGYLEAKKVYEILLESTRESRNIFGRLSGPAGDWETIVRSYEKDHIFLAEAAQIMVQNVNYEIPYHKKQLQKAQHQLAELERKETDIKRNAALSAAKYTEACLDLGLQGINVRSELVENAKQSLPSIFSRILEVLNNDSVSRATELYSTFVRDAHTEKDKKPGLVLTNLQHLRENPPSLHVSASPEVIASFNAQAFHHEPAVIAGSADILSDSIDWDITLESSQIDWDIGTVEEIEDNGNGLGPYEIVNASDISPNSQVAPNADSSGAPDVSVKEMSWDVSAENSQFGGATEPNVSMESGTRHHHHKTEEPGNNHKRSPLMETEYRNKILDDLFEAKAFLNQRFLELTNEETLSLQHQVQSVAPFVLQQYTSDSIQAIVNDVSSAITLLTNRKTRDLIMILNSKRLLDRLVSTVEEKKQHEVKLKRALEDLYIKRMELQNSLSSLWPKQEADLVKSRELKKLCESTLSRIFDERTVNIIGEINTLLSSVV, from the exons ATGCAAAAGCAAGATGAAATTCGGAACCTCCCTATAGACATCGCATTTACTCGCCTCGGAG AATGGTTGGTGGATCGGAAGAGAATTCCATTGGATTGGAGGAAGCGAATGGCTGCTTTGAGGGCAAAGATTACGACTGCGTTTTCATCACTCCCCAAAGACGTTGATCCTTTTTTCCTAACCCTCGACCCccaag GGATTGGCTACCTGGAGGCCAAGAAAGTGTATGAGATTCTTCTCGAGTCCACTCGAGAGAGCCGTAATATTTTTGGCCGGCTTTCAGGTCCAGCT GGTGATTGGGAGACAATAGTGCGTTCTTATGAAAAAGATCATATTTTTCTTGCTGAGGCTGCTCAGATAATGGTCCAAAATGTAAACTATGAAAT TCCATATCACAAGAAGCAACTCCAAAAGGCCCAACATCAGCTTGCAGAATTAGAGAGGAAGGAAACTGATATAAAAAGAAATGCTGCTCTTTCTGCTGCAAAATACACGGAGGCTTGTCTGGATTTAGGATTGCAG GGTATTAATGTGCGATCTGAGTTGGTAGAAAATGCAAAACAGTCTCTTCCAAGTATTTTTAGCAGGATCTTAGAAGTACTGAACAATGATTCTGTTTCACGGGCCACTGAATTATACTCAACCTTTGTTAGAGATGCTCATACGGAAAAGGAT AAGAAACCTGGGTTGGTGTTAACAAACTTGCAGCATCTTCGTGAAAATCCTCCTTCCCTTCATGTTTCTGCGAGTCCTGAAGTTATTGCTTCTTTCAATGCTCAAGCATTCCATCACGAGCCTGCGGTTATAGCTGGCTCAGCGGACATTTTGTCTGACAGCATTGACTGGGATATTACTTTAGAGAGCTCTCAGATTGATTGGGATATCGGTACTGTGGAAGAGATAGAAGATAATGGCAATGGATTAGGTCCTTATGAAATTGTTAATGCCAGTgatatttcaccaaattctcAGGTTGCACCAAATGCAGATAGCTCTGGGGCTCCAGATGTCTCTGTGAAAGAGATGTCTTGGGATGTCAGTGCTGAAAATTCGCAATTTGGTGGAGCCACAGAACCAAATGTCTCCATGGAATCTGGTACAAGACATCACCACCATAAAACTGAAGAACCTGGAAATAACCATAAAAGGAGTCCGCTCATGGAAACAGAATATAGGAATAAGATTCTCGATGACTTATTTGAG GCCAAAGCATTTCTGAACCAGCGGTTTCTTGAATTGACTAATGAAGAAACATTATCCTTGCAACACCAAGTTCAGTCAGTAGCTCCCTTTGTGCTGCAGCAATACACTTCTGACTCAATCCAAGCAATTGTCAATGATGTCTCCTCGGCCATTACATTATTAACAAATAGGAAAACTCGGGACCTGATCATGATACTCAATTCTAAAAG ATTGTTGGATCGTCTGGTTAGCACTGTGGAGGAAAAGAAGCAGCACGAGGTTAAGTTAAAGAGAGCATTAGAAGATCTTTACATTAAACGGATGGAGCTTCAGAATTCATTATCTTCGTTATGGCCGAAGCAG GAAGCAGACCTTGTGAAAAGCAGGGAGTTGAAGAAACTTTGCGAGAGTACCCTTTCAAGAATTTTTGATGAAAGGACTGTCAATATCATTGGAGAGATCAATACATTGTTAAGCAGTGTAGTTTAA
- the LOC140885324 gene encoding uncharacterized protein, producing MLVITTTPDAASKIILLFSSTISTKAALSHTKINLPVINIISRRATIINYNYNYNIAAAAVALILVSSPAANAIGDDETLSNVPQTLSSSEKTQVRIQRPKSTKSETCTSKCVSTCIQGGFGSPGEGLLNIRRPLVVFKDGFRSRKYCLGECSDICNLIGDGDDGP from the exons ATGCTGGTGATCACTACTACTCCAGATGCAGCCAGCAAGATCATATTATTATTCAGTAGTACTATAAGTACCAAAGCTGCATTAAGCCACACAAAGATTAATCTTCCCGTCATAAATATTATTTCTCGACGCGCCAccattattaattataattataattataatattgctGCTGCTGCAGTAGCATTAATATTGGTGTCATCTCCAGCTGCAAATGCAATTGGAGATGATGAGACTCTATCGAATGTGCCGCAAACTTTATCCAGCAGCGAGAAGACCCAAGTCAGAATCCAACGACCCAAGTCGACGAAATCAGAGACTTGCACCAGTAAATGCGTCAGCACTTGCATTCAGGGTGGCTTTGGATCTCCTGGAGAAGGCCTTCTCAATATCAGAAG ACCTCTTGTTGTTTTCAAGGATGGATTCCGGAGCAGGAAATATTG TTTGGGAGAATGCTCTGATATCTGTAACTTGATTGGAGACGGTGACGATGGACCCTAG
- the LOC140882860 gene encoding nudix hydrolase 23, chloroplastic isoform X2 yields the protein MIMLKATQILGSSPSGCFSLFHRLKKPHSNCGVSFISRKPTRTTLFSFSQLSETNLLSFQIRKGRNFRAFQMSHIRYEASPDGVSSSSSVLGSNRKINFCQSCGGPTKHEIPDGEEKMRAICTLCGKIAYENPKMVVGSLIEHENKILLCRRKIHPSYGLWTLPAGYMEIGESAAEGAIRETWEEANAEVEILSPFAQLDIPLIGQYVEDRKVGRMGFHYGVINKRPGTSPSDIHAYTLHHHLRS from the exons atgatCATGCTTAAAGCAACACAGATTCTTGGTTCATCTCCTTCCGGATGTTTTTCCCTTTTCCACAGGTTGAAGAAGCCCCATTCGAATTGTGGTGTCTCTTTCATTTCAAGAAAACCCACAAGAACCACTCTTTTTTCATTCTCACAACTGTCGGAAACAAATCTCTTATCTTTTCAAATTCGCAAAGGCCGCAACTTTAGAGCTTTCCAGATGTCCCACATACGTTATGAAGCAAGTCCGGATGGAGTTTCGTCTTCTTCGTCTGTTTTG GGCAGTAATCGGAAGATTAATTTCTGCCAGTCATGTGGTGGCCCAACAAAGCATGAGATACCTGATGGAGAAGAGAAGATGAGAGCCATTTGCACGCTGTGTGGGAAGATTGCTTATGAGAACCCAAAAATG GTCGTGGGTTCCCTCATTGAGCATGAAAACAAAATTCTATTATGCAGGCGAAAGATCCATCCATCATATGGTCTTTG GACTCTTCCAGCTGGTTACATGGAAATTGGGGAGTCTGCAGCGGAAGGAGCAATTAGGGAGACGTGGGAGGAGGCAAATGCTGAAGTAGAAATTCTATCGCCGTTTGCTCAGTTGGATATACCTCTtattggtcaa TATGTTGAAGATAGAAAAGTTGGAAGAATGGGGTTTCACTATGGCGTTATTAACAAGAG GCCTGGGACAAGTCCTTCGGATATACATGCCTACACTCTCCATCACCATTTGCGATCTTGA